The Leucobacter rhizosphaerae genome includes a region encoding these proteins:
- a CDS encoding DNA alkylation repair protein, with amino-acid sequence MNAADAADAAPAETVETVDALLAELAALEDPRARAVNEKHGDDHGVNLSKLRAIAKRLKKNQPLARELWATDVTPARLVALLIARPREFSAGELDTMLRESRVPKVHDWLVNYIVGKGPHAEELRERWLADPDPVVASAGWALTSDRIGKQPEGLDLTAYLDTIEAEMPAAPDRLQWAMNWSLTQIGIHDAALRPRAIDIGERLGVLRDYPTPPGCTSPFAPIAIAEMVRRKDG; translated from the coding sequence ATGAACGCCGCAGACGCCGCAGACGCCGCCCCCGCAGAGACCGTCGAGACCGTCGACGCGCTGCTCGCCGAGCTCGCCGCCCTCGAGGATCCGCGCGCCCGCGCCGTGAACGAGAAGCACGGCGACGATCACGGGGTGAACCTCTCGAAGCTGCGCGCCATCGCGAAGCGGCTGAAGAAGAACCAGCCGCTCGCGCGCGAGCTGTGGGCGACCGACGTCACGCCGGCCCGCCTCGTGGCGCTCCTCATCGCCCGCCCGCGCGAGTTCTCCGCCGGCGAGCTGGACACGATGCTGCGCGAGTCCCGCGTGCCGAAGGTGCACGACTGGCTCGTGAACTACATCGTGGGCAAGGGGCCGCACGCGGAGGAGCTGCGCGAGCGGTGGCTCGCGGATCCCGATCCCGTCGTCGCGAGCGCGGGCTGGGCTCTCACCTCCGACCGCATCGGGAAGCAGCCCGAGGGGCTCGACCTCACGGCGTATCTCGACACCATTGAGGCGGAGATGCCGGCGGCGCCGGATCGGCTGCAGTGGGCCATGAACTGGAGCCTCACCCAGATCGGGATCCACGATGCGGCACTGCGGCCGCGGGCCATCGATATCGGCGAGCGCCTGGGGGTGCTGCGGGACTACCCGACCCCTCCGGGGTGCACCTCGCCGTTCGCGCCGATCGCCATCGCCGAGATGGTCCGCCGCAAGGACGGCTGA
- the metX gene encoding homoserine O-acetyltransferase MetX, translated as MDWQTPEDSFPTDFITDAQLRALLGRPPISGGWRDGDPVGERTFVSLGPLTTEAGEEIPNTRIAYESFGELNEARNNAILVFHALTGDSHLVGSAGPGHPTDGWWTEIVGPGKPLDTNRYCIIAPNVLGGCQGSTGPGSLDPTGREWGGRFPYLTIRDQVAATARFADELGIDRFRAVIGGSMGGMHALEWAIAHPQRVERLAVIAAPPVTTADQIGLNLVQLEAIRSDPFYRGGNYYDAPDGIGPHHGLATARRLALLNYRSNTELDERFGRAWQSAVSPLGKGGRFAVESYLDFHGNKFTRRFDANSYVTLVQAMNSHDVGRGRGGVRAALSTLDLPTLVLGIPSDRLFTLEGQDEIAQHTPGNLDGDRATRIESPFGHDAFLIEFALVGAQLTRLLAH; from the coding sequence ATGGACTGGCAGACGCCCGAGGACTCGTTCCCGACCGATTTCATCACCGATGCGCAGCTGCGGGCGCTGCTCGGTCGCCCCCCGATCTCGGGCGGCTGGCGCGACGGCGACCCGGTCGGCGAGCGCACGTTCGTCTCACTGGGTCCGCTCACGACGGAGGCCGGCGAGGAGATCCCGAACACCCGCATCGCCTACGAGTCCTTCGGCGAGCTGAACGAGGCGCGCAACAACGCCATCCTCGTGTTCCACGCGCTCACCGGTGACAGTCACCTCGTGGGCAGTGCGGGACCCGGGCACCCGACCGACGGCTGGTGGACGGAGATCGTCGGTCCCGGCAAGCCGCTCGACACGAACCGGTACTGCATCATCGCCCCGAACGTGCTCGGCGGCTGCCAGGGATCGACGGGTCCGGGATCGCTCGACCCGACGGGCCGCGAGTGGGGTGGCCGCTTCCCCTACTTGACGATCCGGGATCAGGTCGCGGCGACGGCCAGGTTCGCCGACGAGCTGGGCATCGATCGCTTCCGCGCCGTCATCGGCGGCTCGATGGGTGGGATGCACGCGCTGGAGTGGGCGATCGCGCACCCCCAGCGAGTCGAGCGGCTCGCGGTCATCGCCGCGCCGCCCGTGACGACCGCGGATCAGATCGGGCTGAATCTCGTGCAGCTCGAGGCGATCCGATCCGACCCCTTCTACCGCGGCGGCAACTACTACGACGCCCCCGACGGGATCGGCCCCCACCACGGGCTCGCGACGGCCCGCCGGCTCGCGCTGCTCAACTACCGCAGCAACACCGAACTCGACGAGCGCTTCGGCCGCGCCTGGCAGTCGGCCGTCAGCCCGCTCGGCAAGGGCGGGCGCTTCGCGGTCGAGTCGTACCTGGACTTCCACGGCAACAAGTTCACCCGCCGATTCGACGCCAACAGTTACGTCACGCTCGTGCAGGCGATGAATTCGCACGACGTCGGGCGCGGTCGGGGTGGCGTCCGCGCCGCGCTCTCCACCCTCGATCTCCCCACCCTGGTGCTCGGGATCCCGAGCGACCGGCTGTTCACGCTGGAGGGGCAGGACGAGATCGCGCAGCACACCCCGGGCAACCTCGACGGCGACCGGGCCACCAGGATCGAGTCCCCGTTCGGGCACGACGCCTTCCTCATCGAGTTCGCCCTGGTCGGCGCCCAGCTCACCCGGCTGCTCGCCCACTGA
- a CDS encoding CPBP family intramembrane glutamic endopeptidase — translation MSDPQHSNGWRRFWHRGTWWKALLLVVGYWLVYQLIGLGTSALFHDVIDVADPLSSPASIFFGVALPILLSGLLLIVLAASLGWARGLFRRESLPGRRWMWLAVLLVLIPIVLRLIGTRWSAYAVATVLAILALGLCVGFAEELLTRGFVVNILRSGGYGERAVLVLSASYFAIMHAGNALQGQPLSTVLGTVVYTFGFGALMYLSLRVTGRLVWAILLHAATDPTTILATGGIDAHNAATAGTSGLIGVAGIFSFVYVAFALVAIFLVTNRTKVAPVAPATSD, via the coding sequence ATGTCCGATCCGCAGCACTCGAACGGTTGGCGGCGCTTCTGGCACCGGGGCACCTGGTGGAAGGCGCTGCTCCTCGTGGTCGGGTACTGGCTCGTCTATCAGCTCATCGGCCTCGGCACGTCGGCGCTGTTCCACGACGTGATCGACGTCGCGGACCCGCTCAGCAGCCCCGCGAGCATCTTCTTCGGCGTCGCGCTCCCGATCCTGCTCTCGGGCCTCCTGCTGATCGTGTTGGCGGCCTCGCTCGGGTGGGCCCGCGGGCTTTTCCGCCGGGAGTCGCTCCCGGGACGCCGGTGGATGTGGCTCGCCGTGCTGCTGGTCCTGATCCCGATCGTGCTCCGCCTGATCGGGACCCGATGGTCCGCCTACGCCGTCGCGACGGTGCTCGCGATCCTCGCGCTCGGGCTCTGCGTCGGGTTCGCCGAGGAACTGCTCACCCGCGGGTTCGTCGTGAATATCCTCCGGTCCGGCGGATACGGCGAGCGGGCGGTGCTCGTGCTGTCCGCGTCGTACTTCGCGATCATGCACGCGGGCAACGCGCTGCAGGGGCAGCCGTTGTCGACGGTGCTGGGCACCGTCGTGTACACCTTCGGATTCGGCGCCCTGATGTACCTGTCCCTGCGCGTGACGGGTCGCCTGGTGTGGGCGATCCTGCTGCACGCCGCGACCGATCCGACGACGATCCTCGCGACCGGAGGCATCGACGCCCACAACGCCGCGACCGCGGGAACATCGGGTCTGATCGGTGTCGCGGGGATCTTCAGCTTCGTCTACGTCGCGTTCGCGCTGGTCGCCATCTTCCTGGTCACGAATCGGACGAAGGTCGCACCCGTCGCGCCCGCCACGAGCGACTAG
- a CDS encoding hemolysin family protein: MSDWLGILWLVLLLIANAFFVGAEFAVISARRSQIEPKAEAGSKRAKTALYAMEHATLMLATSQLGITVCSLLILNVSEPAIHHLLEGPLAWTGMSAEVVSIVAFVLTLLGVSYLHVVFGEMVPKNAAFSMPDQAVLLLAPPLVWVSHVLRHVIAALNAIANGVLRLFKVEPKSETTSTYTLEEVASIVSHSTREGVLEDRSGALTAAFEFTTKQARDLLVPLDRLVVLPAGSTPLDVETAVARHGFSRYLIAGPTGDLEGYVHIKDLVRLGEDRIGEPIPAKRIREMVSMHADTELEDVLARLQARGIHLARIYEKSGEELGVVFLEDVIEELVGEVHDATRRRRFS, from the coding sequence ATGAGCGACTGGTTGGGCATTCTCTGGCTGGTCCTGCTGCTGATCGCCAACGCGTTCTTCGTGGGCGCGGAGTTCGCCGTCATCTCGGCGCGGCGCTCGCAGATCGAGCCGAAGGCCGAGGCGGGATCCAAACGCGCGAAGACCGCGCTGTACGCGATGGAGCACGCGACGCTCATGCTCGCGACGAGCCAGCTCGGCATCACCGTGTGCTCGCTGCTGATCCTGAACGTCTCCGAGCCCGCGATCCACCACCTGCTCGAGGGGCCGCTCGCCTGGACCGGCATGTCCGCCGAGGTCGTGAGCATCGTGGCGTTTGTGCTGACGCTGCTCGGCGTCTCGTACCTGCACGTGGTGTTCGGCGAGATGGTGCCGAAGAACGCGGCCTTCTCGATGCCGGATCAGGCCGTGCTGCTCCTCGCGCCCCCGCTCGTGTGGGTGTCGCACGTGCTGCGCCACGTCATCGCGGCGCTCAACGCCATCGCGAACGGCGTGCTGCGGCTGTTCAAGGTCGAGCCCAAGTCCGAGACCACGAGCACCTACACGCTGGAGGAGGTGGCCAGCATCGTCAGCCACTCCACCCGCGAGGGGGTGCTGGAGGACCGCAGCGGCGCGCTGACCGCGGCGTTCGAGTTCACGACGAAGCAGGCGCGCGACCTCCTGGTGCCGCTCGACCGCCTGGTCGTGCTCCCCGCCGGATCGACCCCACTCGACGTCGAGACCGCGGTCGCCCGACACGGGTTCTCCCGGTATCTCATCGCGGGGCCGACCGGCGACCTCGAGGGGTACGTGCACATCAAGGATCTCGTGCGGCTGGGGGAGGACCGGATCGGTGAGCCGATCCCGGCGAAGCGGATCCGCGAGATGGTGTCGATGCACGCCGATACCGAGCTCGAGGACGTGCTCGCGCGGCTGCAGGCCCGCGGGATCCACCTGGCGCGCATCTACGAGAAGTCGGGCGAGGAGCTCGGGGTCGTCTTCCTGGAGGACGTCATCGAGGAGCTCGTCGGCGAGGTGCACGACGCCACGCGGCGGCGGCGCTTCTCCTAG